From a region of the Pan paniscus chromosome 19, NHGRI_mPanPan1-v2.0_pri, whole genome shotgun sequence genome:
- the TIMM22 gene encoding mitochondrial import inner membrane translocase subunit Tim22 — translation MAAAAPNAGGSAPEAAGSAEAPLQYSLLLQYLVGDKRQPRLLEPGSLGGIPSPAKSEEQKMIEKAMESCAFKAALACVGGFVLGGAFGVFTAGIDTNVGFDPKDPYRTPTAKEVLKDMGQRGMSYAKNFAIVGAMFSCTECLIESHRGASDWKNSVISGCITGGAVGSRAGLKAGAIGCGGFAAFSAAIDYYLR, via the exons ATGGCGGCGGCCGCCCCCAATGCCGGGGGATCGGCCCCTGAGGCAGCGGGTTCCGCCGAAGCTCCGCTGCAGTACAGCCTTCTCCTGCAGTACCTGGTGGGTGACAAGCGTCAGCCCCGGCTCCTGGAGCCTGGGAGCCTGGGCGGGATCCCAAGTCCAGCCAAGAGTGAGGAGCAGAAGATGATCGAGAAGGCGATGGAAAGCTGCGCTTTCAAGGCTGCGCTGGCCTGCGTGGGAG GATTTGTCTTAGGAGGTGCATTTGGGGTGTTTACCGCTGGCATCGATACCAACGTGGGCTTTGACCCTAAGGATCCTTACCGTACGCCGACTGCAAAAGAAGTGCTGAAAGACATGGGGCAGAGAGGAATGTCCTATGCCAAAAATTTCGCCATTGTGGGAGCCATGTTTTCTTGTACTGAGTGTTTGATAGAATCT CACCGGGGAGCGTCGGACTGGAAGAACAGTGTCATCAGTGGCTGCATCACGGGAGGAGCTGTTGGTTCCAGAG CTGGCTTAAAGGCTGGGGCCATTGGTTGTGGAGGTTTTGCTGCTTTCTCTGCTGCGATTGATTATTACCTCCGGTGA